The following proteins are encoded in a genomic region of Microcoleus sp. FACHB-68:
- the ilvC gene encoding ketol-acid reductoisomerase: MARMYYDADANLDLLANKTIAIIGYGSQGHAHALNLKDSGLNVIVGLYPGSKSAQKAEKAGLTVHTVADAAKAADFIMILLPDEVQKTVYTNEIAPNLTAGNVLAFAHGFNIHFGQVVPPEDIDVVMVAPKGPGHLVRRTYEQGQGVPSLFAVYQDATGQARDRAMAYAKGIGGTRAGILETSFREETETDLFGEQVVLCGGLSALIKAGFETLVAAGYQPELAYFECLHEVKLIVDLVVEGGLAKMRDSISNTAEYGDYTRGPRIVTDQTRAEMRKVLQEIQSGQFAREFVLENQSGKPGFTSMRRQEAEHPIEEVGKDLRAMFSWLKQD, encoded by the coding sequence ATGGCTCGAATGTACTACGACGCCGACGCCAATTTAGACCTATTAGCTAATAAAACCATCGCGATCATCGGCTATGGTTCTCAAGGTCATGCTCACGCCCTCAATCTTAAAGATAGCGGCTTAAACGTCATTGTCGGGCTGTATCCGGGCAGTAAGTCAGCCCAGAAGGCAGAGAAAGCCGGTTTGACTGTTCATACTGTGGCCGATGCCGCGAAGGCAGCTGACTTCATCATGATCCTGTTACCAGATGAGGTGCAGAAAACTGTCTACACCAATGAAATTGCGCCGAATTTAACCGCAGGCAATGTTTTAGCCTTTGCTCACGGCTTTAATATTCATTTTGGCCAAGTTGTGCCACCGGAAGATATAGATGTGGTGATGGTTGCCCCCAAAGGCCCAGGCCATTTAGTGCGCCGCACCTATGAGCAGGGACAAGGTGTGCCCAGCTTATTTGCAGTTTATCAAGATGCAACAGGTCAGGCGCGGGATCGCGCAATGGCTTACGCAAAAGGCATCGGTGGCACTCGCGCCGGCATCTTAGAAACCAGCTTCCGGGAAGAAACGGAAACCGACTTATTTGGCGAACAAGTCGTGCTGTGTGGCGGATTGAGTGCGCTGATCAAAGCCGGCTTTGAAACCCTTGTGGCTGCCGGTTATCAGCCGGAATTAGCCTATTTTGAGTGTCTGCATGAAGTCAAATTAATTGTTGACTTGGTTGTGGAAGGTGGCTTGGCTAAAATGCGCGATAGCATCTCCAACACAGCGGAGTATGGCGACTACACCCGTGGTCCACGTATCGTCACCGACCAAACCCGCGCTGAGATGCGAAAAGTTCTGCAAGAAATTCAATCTGGCCAATTTGCCCGTGAGTTCGTGCTAGAAAACCAATCCGGTAAACCTGGATTTACTTCCATGCGCCGGCAAGAAGCCGAACATCCGATTGAGGAAGTGGGCAAAGATTTACGGGCTATGTTTAGCTGGTTAAAACAAGACTAA
- a CDS encoding RNA chaperone Hfq yields the protein MAEFNTGLPSIRQVQNLIKDKKQVEIKVTTADLLTGQIRWQDENCVCVFDQQDQPTIVWRHAIVYIKPKS from the coding sequence ATGGCTGAGTTCAATACAGGATTGCCCAGCATTCGCCAAGTTCAGAATTTAATTAAAGACAAAAAACAGGTTGAGATTAAAGTCACCACCGCCGATCTGCTCACAGGCCAGATTCGCTGGCAAGATGAGAACTGCGTTTGTGTATTCGATCAGCAGGATCAGCCGACCATTGTTTGGCGGCACGCAATTGTTTACATCAAGCCCAAATCTTGA
- a CDS encoding sugar ABC transporter substrate-binding protein → MSCGPLPGDGGTGIKPAATGQQEVEFWTMQLKPQFTDYFNNLITSFEAENPNIKVRWVDVAWSAMESKILAAVSAQTAPDVVNLNPNFASLLAGRNAWMYLDSKVPDNVRQQYLPNIWKANTFNGQSFGIPWYLTTRITIYNTELFKKAGISKPPATYAELAQVAKQIKEKTGKYAFFVTFVPEDSGEVLESLVQMGVKLVDDQGKAAFNTPQGKAAFQYWVNLYKQKLIPQEALTQGHRRAIELYQAGETALLSSGPQFFKTIAQNAPTIAQVSVPAPEITGPTGKKNVAVMNLTIPKGTNRPDDALKFALFVTNSANQLAFAKAANVLPSNQQALKDSYFQTQPANATAVDKARAISANQLKNAEVLVPAMKDSNQLQKIIYDNLQAAMLDEKPVDQAVADAAQSWNRLRG, encoded by the coding sequence ATGAGCTGTGGACCCCTTCCGGGTGACGGAGGCACCGGCATCAAACCGGCTGCCACAGGACAGCAGGAAGTAGAATTCTGGACAATGCAGCTTAAGCCACAGTTTACAGATTATTTCAACAACCTGATCACTTCTTTTGAAGCCGAAAACCCAAACATCAAAGTCCGCTGGGTGGATGTGGCTTGGTCTGCGATGGAAAGCAAAATTTTAGCCGCTGTTTCAGCCCAGACTGCCCCTGATGTCGTCAACCTCAATCCCAACTTCGCTTCCCTTTTGGCAGGACGCAATGCTTGGATGTATCTTGATTCTAAAGTGCCTGATAATGTGCGTCAGCAATATTTACCCAATATTTGGAAAGCCAACACGTTCAACGGTCAAAGCTTTGGAATTCCTTGGTATCTTACAACTCGCATAACTATTTACAACACCGAGTTATTTAAAAAAGCCGGCATCTCTAAACCCCCAGCAACTTATGCGGAATTGGCGCAAGTTGCCAAACAAATTAAGGAAAAAACCGGCAAATACGCCTTTTTTGTAACCTTTGTGCCAGAAGATTCAGGAGAAGTGCTGGAATCTTTGGTGCAGATGGGCGTCAAACTGGTAGACGACCAAGGGAAAGCTGCTTTTAACACGCCTCAAGGGAAAGCGGCGTTTCAGTATTGGGTAAACCTCTACAAACAAAAGCTAATACCACAGGAAGCCCTCACCCAAGGACACCGACGGGCAATCGAACTTTACCAAGCCGGTGAGACTGCCCTGCTGTCTTCTGGGCCTCAGTTTTTCAAGACAATTGCCCAAAATGCACCGACGATCGCTCAGGTTTCCGTCCCCGCCCCAGAGATCACCGGCCCAACCGGCAAGAAAAATGTTGCGGTAATGAACTTAACGATCCCCAAAGGCACCAATCGGCCTGATGATGCCCTCAAATTTGCCTTATTTGTAACCAATAGTGCCAATCAGTTGGCGTTTGCTAAAGCTGCTAATGTGTTGCCTTCTAACCAGCAGGCACTCAAAGATAGCTACTTCCAAACTCAGCCGGCAAATGCGACTGCAGTGGATAAAGCGCGGGCGATCAGCGCGAATCAACTGAAAAATGCCGAGGTTTTAGTCCCCGCAATGAAGGATAGCAACCAGCTGCAAAAGATTATTTATGACAATTTGCAGGCGGCAATGCTGGATGAGAAGCCGGTGGATCAGGCGGTTGCCGATGCCGCACAAAGTTGGAACCGGCTGAGAGGTTAA
- a CDS encoding M23 family metallopeptidase: MLTESQRMMSILNQTNNFPNNGLGSSPRLAQVAADAVSWVRRLGVATSLTVGIAAGAASWAMPALALQVQLSPKNPQLGDTMSVMIRLDKPANNNASPTVKMNQKTYQTFAVGPNRYRALLPSTPLDRPGTWKIEVAGEGQVRNLAVQVRDRDFPTQSIWLPPGKDGDVSDYEFDIVDAFKKLQTPQKFWNGAFLRPNAGEITTIYGVRRYYNGKFAEDYYHRGVDYAGAYGSAVVAPAAGRVALVGREADGFVIHGNCIGIDHGQGVTTIYLHLSNIKVKEGDMVKPGQVIGAVGNSGASTGPHLHWGLYVHALSVDPVPWRYQGFE, from the coding sequence ATGCTGACTGAATCCCAACGCATGATGAGTATCTTGAATCAAACCAATAATTTCCCAAATAATGGGCTGGGTTCATCCCCACGCCTTGCACAAGTTGCTGCCGATGCTGTTTCTTGGGTGCGGCGTCTAGGCGTTGCGACAAGTTTGACCGTTGGAATTGCTGCCGGCGCGGCTAGCTGGGCAATGCCGGCGCTTGCCCTACAAGTCCAACTGAGTCCGAAAAATCCCCAACTGGGCGATACGATGTCGGTGATGATTCGGTTAGACAAACCGGCAAATAATAACGCCAGTCCTACCGTAAAAATGAACCAGAAGACCTACCAGACGTTTGCGGTAGGCCCAAATCGGTATCGGGCTTTGCTGCCCTCAACACCGTTAGATCGCCCTGGCACTTGGAAAATTGAGGTAGCCGGTGAAGGTCAGGTGCGTAACTTGGCAGTGCAGGTGCGCGATCGCGACTTCCCTACCCAGTCCATCTGGTTGCCGCCAGGGAAGGATGGAGATGTTAGCGATTATGAGTTCGATATTGTAGACGCTTTCAAAAAGTTACAAACTCCGCAAAAGTTTTGGAATGGGGCATTTCTGCGGCCTAATGCCGGTGAAATTACTACAATTTATGGAGTTCGCCGCTATTATAATGGTAAATTTGCTGAAGATTATTACCATCGGGGTGTAGACTATGCTGGAGCTTACGGTTCAGCAGTGGTCGCACCGGCAGCCGGTCGAGTGGCTTTGGTGGGGCGTGAAGCCGACGGATTTGTGATTCACGGAAACTGCATTGGTATTGACCACGGTCAGGGTGTGACAACTATCTATCTTCATCTGAGCAACATTAAAGTTAAGGAAGGAGATATGGTGAAACCCGGTCAAGTGATCGGTGCTGTCGGAAATTCGGGGGCTTCAACCGGCCCTCATTTACACTGGGGTCTGTATGTACACGCTTTGTCTGTCGATCCAGTACCCTGGCGATATCAAGGATTTGAATAA
- the pilM gene encoding type IV pilus assembly protein PilM, giving the protein MVNSFKRLFSKSKQGVGIELAPERINIVQLRKQGQGYKVATFASVPVPEDVFQEGQIVDSPTLAALITETLAEHKIKAKQVATAIPGKEAVIRLIPVPAELNDLELKEYMNSEAGLYLPFPREEADVDFQKLQPFVDEDGIEKYQVLLVATRKEITDVYIDIFKQADLKIDVIEVTSFSLIRTIREQLQQFTPQEAAVLADIEFDTTEIAIVVDGIPQFSRTIPIGTFQIQSALSKAMNLPPSRNTDLLAGMTIPVTPVDTSGLGTMGGTNPGTAAMLKILGELADEIRRSIDFYLNQSENLEVAQLLLAGPGAALGQLDEFFMQRLSLPTSQVDPVESLSLEIDEEITEVQRPGLGVVLGLGLREV; this is encoded by the coding sequence GTGGTTAACTCATTCAAACGTCTATTTTCCAAAAGCAAGCAAGGGGTCGGTATAGAATTGGCTCCTGAACGGATCAATATTGTGCAGCTCCGCAAACAGGGTCAGGGTTACAAAGTGGCCACCTTTGCCTCGGTGCCGGTGCCGGAAGATGTCTTTCAAGAAGGCCAAATTGTTGACTCTCCGACTTTAGCTGCCTTGATCACGGAAACGCTGGCAGAACACAAGATTAAAGCAAAGCAGGTCGCTACGGCAATCCCTGGGAAAGAAGCCGTGATCCGGTTGATTCCGGTGCCGGCAGAACTCAATGACTTAGAGTTAAAGGAATACATGAACTCGGAAGCGGGGCTGTATTTGCCATTCCCACGGGAAGAAGCAGATGTAGACTTCCAAAAATTGCAACCGTTTGTGGATGAAGATGGGATTGAAAAATACCAGGTGCTGTTGGTTGCCACCCGCAAAGAAATTACAGATGTCTATATCGATATCTTCAAGCAGGCTGATTTAAAAATTGATGTTATAGAGGTGACGAGTTTTTCCCTGATCCGGACAATTCGAGAGCAATTGCAGCAGTTTACTCCGCAAGAAGCAGCAGTGCTTGCAGATATCGAGTTTGACACAACTGAAATTGCCATTGTTGTAGATGGCATCCCTCAGTTTTCCCGAACCATTCCGATCGGCACCTTCCAAATTCAAAGTGCGCTGTCAAAAGCGATGAACTTACCGCCGTCGAGAAACACCGATCTGCTGGCGGGGATGACCATTCCCGTTACCCCCGTGGATACATCAGGACTGGGTACAATGGGAGGGACAAACCCCGGAACTGCAGCCATGCTCAAGATTTTAGGAGAACTCGCGGATGAAATCCGTCGCTCCATTGACTTCTATCTCAACCAGAGCGAAAACTTAGAGGTAGCGCAGCTTCTACTGGCAGGGCCAGGTGCTGCACTCGGTCAACTGGATGAATTTTTCATGCAACGGTTAAGCCTGCCCACTTCTCAGGTAGATCCAGTGGAAAGTTTATCGTTGGAAATTGATGAAGAAATTACTGAGGTGCAACGACCAGGACTGGGGGTTGTACTGGGTCTAGGACTACGGGAGGTGTAA
- a CDS encoding late competence development ComFB family protein: MSIERIVEQALQDGYLTPAMEAEVGRICNTASELSIEEYMALDRLMGALLTGEVVVLPRKQFINVMEELVLSEAIARVAEIEATSEQTLDVGDIAAYALNRLPPLYATTEEGANFQRSRAKEELQTLIAAQVNEAISRNLDQPEFFPERQVLGKSSGNEVLTQVSALLQTYAHNFEPKPRNSL, encoded by the coding sequence ATGAGTATTGAAAGAATCGTTGAGCAGGCACTGCAAGATGGCTATCTGACGCCAGCAATGGAAGCCGAGGTAGGCCGCATTTGTAACACTGCCTCTGAATTGTCGATTGAAGAGTATATGGCTCTTGATCGTCTAATGGGAGCGCTTTTGACGGGTGAGGTGGTTGTTTTACCTCGCAAACAATTCATCAATGTGATGGAAGAGTTGGTTCTCTCAGAAGCGATTGCACGGGTTGCAGAAATTGAAGCCACCAGCGAGCAAACTCTGGATGTAGGAGATATCGCTGCTTACGCGCTGAACCGGCTACCTCCCCTCTATGCCACAACGGAGGAAGGGGCGAATTTTCAGCGATCCCGCGCTAAGGAAGAACTGCAAACCCTGATCGCTGCTCAAGTTAATGAAGCGATCTCCCGCAACCTCGATCAACCAGAATTCTTCCCAGAACGCCAAGTTTTAGGCAAGTCGTCGGGTAACGAAGTGCTCACTCAAGTCAGTGCTTTGCTACAGACTTATGCCCACAACTTTGAACCTAAACCGAGAAATTCTCTTTAA
- the dapF gene encoding diaminopimelate epimerase, whose amino-acid sequence MAIEFTKYHGLGNDFILIDNRTSSEPCLTPADAVKLCDRHFGIGADGVIFALPGGAGTDYTMRIFNSDGSEPEMCGNGIRCLAGFLADLEAGAGGGEVASSRSYRIHTGAGVIAPKIRPDGQVTVDMGEPRLLAAEIPTTLGAPDEKVVDQSLEVAGQSWSVTCVSMGNPHCITFVEDVAAISLEAIGPLFEHHSVFPKRTNTEFIEVVQPDYLKMRVWERGAGVTLACGTGACAALVAGVLTGRCDRTATVELPGGCLHIEWSATDNRLYMTGPAERVFTGTL is encoded by the coding sequence ATGGCAATCGAATTTACAAAGTATCACGGACTTGGCAATGACTTCATTCTGATTGACAATCGCACGTCTTCAGAACCGTGTTTGACACCGGCAGATGCGGTGAAGCTGTGCGATCGTCATTTTGGCATTGGTGCGGATGGTGTGATTTTCGCCTTGCCAGGAGGTGCCGGCACTGACTACACGATGCGGATTTTTAATTCTGACGGTTCTGAGCCAGAGATGTGCGGCAATGGAATTCGCTGTTTGGCTGGGTTCTTAGCCGATCTGGAAGCCGGCGCGGGTGGGGGAGAAGTCGCTTCTTCTCGTTCCTATCGCATCCATACGGGAGCCGGTGTTATTGCTCCCAAAATCCGGCCTGACGGTCAGGTAACTGTGGATATGGGCGAACCTAGGCTTCTCGCTGCTGAAATTCCTACAACCTTGGGTGCACCTGATGAGAAAGTTGTCGATCAGTCTTTGGAAGTTGCCGGTCAATCTTGGTCGGTGACTTGCGTGAGCATGGGCAACCCACACTGCATTACGTTTGTGGAGGATGTCGCGGCGATTTCTCTGGAAGCAATTGGCCCCCTGTTTGAGCATCACTCGGTATTTCCCAAGCGCACAAATACGGAGTTTATTGAAGTGGTGCAACCGGATTACTTAAAAATGCGGGTGTGGGAACGGGGTGCCGGTGTTACGCTGGCTTGTGGCACCGGCGCTTGTGCTGCACTGGTGGCGGGTGTTCTGACAGGCCGGTGTGACCGCACTGCAACGGTGGAACTTCCTGGCGGGTGTTTGCACATTGAATGGTCAGCAACAGATAACCGGCTTTACATGACCGGGCCGGCTGAGCGAGTCTTTACCGGCACTTTATAA
- a CDS encoding PilN domain-containing protein yields MYSLDINFLNDRPDYVTQKTKRKGGKIQVGDRTALIAGVATGVFFPALVMGFWFVAQSGNQKLQDQLATLEGQAGQLASKDSEYRAIRAQSDQIKAETDGLALLFNTSLKPVSAILQDIRDRVPANVQIADVEQTVKVATPVPGTPPPAAAPPPPAAGTPPAAGAPPAAAAPPPPAVSPWQQFTQKLVINGTAKSFDEVNDFMLGLQDSKFLNASEVKILEANLTDNSLQTRTVLPQNKNKQPDDPSNEGQPPEIQLPKVVTYKIEAGVSNANASEVVRELNRKGAIGLATRIEQLQNKEVIKP; encoded by the coding sequence ATGTATAGCCTTGATATTAATTTTCTCAATGACCGGCCTGATTATGTCACCCAAAAAACCAAACGCAAGGGGGGCAAAATTCAGGTTGGGGATAGGACTGCGTTAATTGCGGGAGTGGCGACGGGTGTTTTTTTCCCGGCTTTGGTGATGGGTTTTTGGTTCGTTGCCCAGTCGGGTAATCAAAAACTGCAAGATCAATTGGCAACATTGGAAGGGCAAGCCGGCCAATTGGCTAGCAAAGATAGCGAGTATAGAGCTATTAGAGCGCAAAGCGATCAAATTAAGGCCGAGACGGATGGATTAGCGCTGCTGTTTAATACTTCGCTCAAGCCGGTTTCAGCGATTTTACAAGATATCCGCGACCGGGTGCCGGCAAACGTTCAAATTGCTGACGTTGAGCAAACTGTAAAAGTAGCAACCCCAGTTCCAGGCACACCCCCGCCGGCAGCAGCACCCCCGCCACCAGCAGCCGGGACTCCCCCAGCAGCCGGTGCGCCCCCAGCAGCCGCAGCACCTCCCCCACCGGCAGTATCTCCGTGGCAACAGTTTACCCAAAAACTCGTGATCAACGGCACAGCAAAATCGTTTGACGAAGTGAATGATTTTATGCTAGGTCTCCAGGATTCTAAATTCTTGAATGCGTCAGAAGTTAAGATCCTTGAAGCGAACTTGACAGACAACTCCTTGCAAACGAGAACTGTCCTGCCTCAAAACAAAAATAAGCAGCCAGATGACCCGTCTAATGAAGGGCAACCTCCGGAAATACAACTGCCAAAAGTGGTGACTTACAAAATTGAAGCCGGTGTTAGTAACGCAAACGCTTCAGAGGTGGTTCGAGAACTGAATCGGAAGGGTGCGATTGGACTGGCAACTCGGATCGAACAACTGCAAAACAAGGAGGTCATTAAACCATGA
- a CDS encoding Mur ligase family protein: MNIDSLLKPFEHFGVDLGLDRIQQLLANLGNPHHQVPVIHVGGTNGKGSVCAYLSAILTEAGYRVGRYTSPHLVDWYERICLNEQPITPEDLQQLLVQVQNAIQPDQPSPTQFEVITAAAWLYFAQQQVDVAVVEVGLGGRLDATNVCDRPLVSIITSISWEHWQRLGPTLADIAFEKAGILKPGCPAVVGQLPPEAKAVVENRIAELGCVAVWPAPAVSETREGESQYSSDLGNPAPQQPEWATSQGIKYPLPIPGDVQLGNSALVMAALQILRQQGWQISDEVIAAGMAKTDWPGRLQWLRWRDRPLLIDGAHNGDAAGVLRRYVENLEVKSIIWVMGMLSTKDRTGIFNALLRPGDRLYLVPVPDHASAEPEELATHAQMICPQLLECRCFTGWEAGVEAAIKNIDSLTVLCGSLYLIGDFLKSQRSQPQSPN, from the coding sequence GTGAACATCGATTCTCTTCTCAAGCCGTTTGAACATTTTGGCGTCGATCTCGGCCTAGATCGAATTCAGCAACTGCTAGCCAACTTAGGCAATCCTCATCACCAAGTCCCTGTAATTCATGTAGGGGGAACGAATGGCAAAGGCTCAGTTTGCGCTTATTTATCAGCAATACTGACAGAAGCCGGCTATCGAGTTGGACGTTACACCTCTCCTCATTTAGTAGATTGGTACGAACGCATTTGTCTCAATGAACAACCCATCACCCCCGAAGATTTGCAGCAGTTGCTGGTACAAGTGCAAAACGCCATTCAACCAGATCAACCCTCACCCACTCAATTTGAAGTAATTACGGCAGCAGCTTGGCTTTATTTCGCCCAGCAGCAAGTCGATGTCGCCGTTGTAGAAGTTGGGTTAGGAGGGCGTTTGGATGCAACAAATGTCTGTGATCGCCCCCTCGTCAGCATCATTACTTCCATAAGCTGGGAACACTGGCAGCGCCTCGGCCCTACTTTGGCGGATATTGCCTTTGAGAAAGCCGGCATCCTTAAACCAGGGTGTCCTGCTGTCGTAGGACAGCTACCTCCCGAAGCAAAGGCTGTGGTCGAAAACCGCATTGCTGAACTTGGCTGTGTGGCAGTGTGGCCGGCACCGGCTGTTAGCGAAACAAGAGAGGGGGAAAGTCAGTATTCCTCGGATCTTGGCAACCCAGCACCCCAGCAGCCTGAGTGGGCGACATCCCAGGGTATTAAGTATCCGTTACCGATTCCGGGAGATGTTCAATTAGGGAATTCGGCGCTAGTAATGGCAGCGCTACAAATTTTGCGGCAGCAGGGATGGCAAATTTCTGATGAGGTGATCGCGGCAGGAATGGCTAAAACAGATTGGCCAGGACGCCTACAGTGGTTGAGATGGCGAGATCGCCCGTTATTGATTGATGGTGCCCACAACGGCGATGCTGCGGGCGTTCTGCGCCGGTATGTCGAGAATTTGGAGGTTAAATCGATAATTTGGGTAATGGGGATGCTGTCTACCAAGGATCGCACCGGCATCTTTAACGCACTGCTGCGGCCTGGGGATCGATTGTATCTCGTGCCGGTGCCCGATCATGCTTCTGCTGAACCCGAAGAACTCGCCACCCACGCCCAAATGATTTGCCCCCAGTTGCTAGAGTGCCGATGCTTTACTGGCTGGGAAGCCGGTGTAGAGGCAGCCATCAAAAATATTGACAGTTTAACCGTTTTATGCGGCTCCCTTTATCTGATTGGCGATTTCTTAAAAAGCCAACGTTCCCAGCCGCAATCTCCAAATTAA
- a CDS encoding cation:proton antiporter, protein MIVDLVTVLAAAAAGGLFAALLRQPVLLGYLLGGIIVGPAGLGLIKEIVQVETLAQFGVAFLLFALGVEFSLAELNKVKRISLGGGGLQIALTIGITTLASVGMGWVSSPAQGVFLGAILSLSSTAVVLKCLMERNETATPHGQVMLGILVVQDLALGLMMAVLPALDQPPEAFGMTVASSLVRLGLFAAGAVAAGIWVVPSLLQFLAKTESRELFLLGVVALCLGIALLTDRLGFSIEMGAFVAGLMISEVEYADQTLTYVEPVRDIFAALFFVSVGMLIDPLFLWKNLELILGLVALVLVGKFLIVTPIVRAFGYPLKTALIAGVGLAQIGEFSFVLASEGQLLGLVSREVYLLIVGTTAVTLVLTPFVLGLVPKLLELPVLKKYFNQADVPLEVSAEKSVQNHVVIVGYGRVGRNLVKLVQEHGLPVVVIDQSESQIQQMREAGVSYVYGNAASLHVLEAAGVEQARAMAIALPDAMSSRLCLKRALELAPDLDIVVRANRDKDIELLYQLGAREVVQPEFEASLELSAHLLAGMGLLLPVIQREVAQIRSRHYLDLRPERSASQVSRDLQVAAKDMNSKWYPLPEGSPLAGMTLEETDLRHLTGISLMAIRRSSGEEIDYPDSQTTLLAEDRLLVVGEPEELAAFAQLVKGEVAVPRESMSCQWLTVPDGSPVVGTALSELDLRRLHGVQVQAIRREGKFIRFPNGETNFQAGDRLLLCGGFHSLNQVRRIIAPSPHLPVLQVPVIRATVSEPLQEFLPSDSLRDG, encoded by the coding sequence TTGATCGTTGACTTAGTAACAGTTCTAGCCGCCGCCGCCGCTGGGGGGCTGTTTGCGGCACTCCTGCGACAGCCGGTTTTACTGGGCTATCTGCTAGGTGGGATAATCGTAGGCCCAGCAGGATTAGGACTCATTAAAGAAATCGTGCAGGTCGAAACCCTAGCGCAGTTCGGTGTGGCCTTTTTACTGTTTGCCTTGGGCGTTGAGTTTTCCTTGGCCGAACTTAACAAAGTCAAACGCATCAGTCTGGGAGGGGGCGGGCTGCAAATTGCCCTGACAATTGGGATCACGACCTTAGCATCTGTGGGGATGGGCTGGGTGTCTTCACCGGCACAGGGTGTGTTCTTAGGCGCGATCCTCTCTTTATCTTCAACCGCTGTGGTGCTCAAGTGCCTGATGGAACGCAACGAAACCGCCACACCCCACGGGCAGGTGATGCTGGGAATTTTAGTCGTGCAGGACTTAGCTTTGGGCCTGATGATGGCCGTTCTGCCGGCACTCGACCAGCCACCGGAAGCCTTTGGCATGACCGTTGCTAGTTCCCTGGTACGCCTTGGGTTATTTGCCGCCGGCGCAGTGGCTGCCGGCATCTGGGTTGTCCCCTCGTTGCTGCAATTTTTGGCGAAAACCGAGAGTCGGGAGCTATTTTTGCTGGGAGTGGTTGCCCTGTGCTTGGGCATTGCCCTGCTCACTGATCGTTTGGGCTTTTCTATCGAAATGGGAGCGTTTGTCGCCGGCCTGATGATTTCAGAGGTCGAGTACGCCGACCAAACCCTAACTTATGTCGAACCCGTGCGGGATATCTTTGCTGCCCTATTTTTTGTCTCGGTGGGGATGCTGATTGACCCACTGTTCCTATGGAAAAATCTAGAACTGATCTTGGGACTGGTGGCGCTGGTACTTGTCGGCAAGTTTTTAATTGTCACACCGATTGTCAGGGCGTTTGGCTATCCCCTGAAAACCGCTTTAATTGCCGGCGTGGGTTTAGCGCAGATCGGAGAATTCTCCTTTGTCCTTGCCAGTGAAGGGCAACTGCTGGGTCTGGTTTCCCGCGAAGTTTATTTGCTCATTGTGGGCACAACGGCAGTAACGCTAGTGCTGACACCCTTCGTACTGGGACTGGTGCCGAAGTTATTAGAACTGCCCGTGCTGAAAAAGTATTTCAATCAAGCGGATGTGCCCTTGGAAGTGTCCGCTGAAAAATCGGTGCAAAATCATGTCGTGATCGTAGGCTATGGGCGAGTTGGGCGCAATCTTGTGAAACTGGTGCAAGAACACGGACTGCCGGTGGTGGTGATCGATCAGTCTGAAAGTCAAATTCAGCAGATGCGAGAGGCCGGCGTTAGCTATGTCTATGGCAATGCCGCGAGTTTGCACGTATTAGAAGCCGCTGGGGTAGAACAGGCGCGGGCGATGGCCATTGCGCTGCCTGACGCCATGAGCAGCCGGCTATGCCTCAAGAGAGCCTTGGAACTGGCCCCGGACTTGGATATTGTGGTTCGGGCTAACCGAGATAAAGATATCGAACTGCTGTACCAGTTAGGGGCGCGAGAAGTTGTGCAGCCGGAGTTTGAGGCGAGTTTGGAACTGTCAGCTCATTTGCTGGCCGGCATGGGGTTGCTGCTGCCGGTGATTCAGCGAGAAGTGGCGCAAATCCGCAGCCGGCACTATTTGGATCTGCGACCGGAACGCTCGGCTTCTCAAGTATCGCGGGATTTGCAAGTGGCGGCCAAGGATATGAACAGCAAGTGGTATCCGCTGCCGGAAGGGTCTCCCCTGGCTGGGATGACGCTCGAAGAAACAGACCTGCGCCACCTCACCGGCATCAGTTTGATGGCCATTCGCCGCTCATCTGGGGAGGAAATCGACTATCCAGATTCGCAGACTACACTGTTAGCCGAGGATCGGCTTTTGGTAGTGGGAGAACCGGAAGAACTGGCTGCTTTTGCCCAGTTGGTCAAAGGTGAGGTGGCTGTCCCGCGTGAAAGTATGTCCTGTCAGTGGTTGACGGTGCCAGATGGCAGTCCTGTGGTGGGGACAGCGTTGTCTGAACTGGATCTGCGCCGGCTGCATGGGGTGCAGGTGCAAGCGATCCGGCGAGAGGGTAAGTTTATCCGCTTTCCGAATGGTGAAACCAATTTTCAAGCAGGTGATCGCCTGCTGCTGTGCGGGGGTTTCCATTCGCTCAATCAAGTGCGCCGGATCATCGCGCCATCTCCCCACTTGCCGGTGTTGCAGGTGCCTGTGATCCGAGCGACGGTGAGTGAACCGCTCCAGGAGTTTTTACCGAGTGATAGTTTGCGAGATGGTTGA